The Streptomyces luteogriseus genome includes a window with the following:
- a CDS encoding VOC family protein, with product MTDHTPRLDHVVLWVRDPLAAADFYEKAVGLEAVRLAEFAAGEAPFPSVRVNDETILDLMPLSFVERMTMLPGSAESAGHPVNHVCLSLPRGDFDALLSRLEERSVPMSDLAHDSFGARGKATRSFYFRDPDGNVFEARHYD from the coding sequence ATGACGGACCACACACCACGCCTCGACCACGTCGTCCTCTGGGTGCGCGACCCACTCGCCGCCGCCGACTTCTACGAGAAGGCCGTCGGCTTGGAGGCGGTACGGCTCGCGGAGTTCGCGGCGGGTGAGGCGCCGTTCCCCTCCGTGCGCGTCAACGACGAGACCATCCTCGACCTCATGCCGCTGAGCTTCGTGGAGCGCATGACGATGCTGCCCGGCTCCGCCGAGAGCGCGGGGCATCCGGTCAACCACGTCTGCCTGTCGCTGCCACGCGGCGACTTCGACGCCCTCCTCAGCCGCCTCGAGGAGCGCTCCGTACCGATGTCCGACCTCGCGCACGACTCCTTCGGAGCCCGCGGCAAGGCCACCCGCAGCTTCTACTTCCGCGACCCCGACGGCAACGTCTTCGAGGCCCGGCACTACGACTGA
- a CDS encoding methylated-DNA--[protein]-cysteine S-methyltransferase, whose product MDSREQVEPRVVWAVVESGIGPLLLAASRDGLVNVVFHATDAVRDQAVERLASRLGTEPVEAPGSPLLAEAIRQVEAYFAGERRDFDLPLDWSLISGFNREVLRELASGVPYGQVVGYGDLAGRVGQPGAAQAVGMAMGANPLPVVVPCHRVVESGGGIGGFGGGLETKRRLLALEGVLPEPLF is encoded by the coding sequence ATGGACAGCCGAGAGCAGGTCGAGCCGCGGGTCGTTTGGGCGGTCGTCGAGAGCGGGATCGGGCCGTTGCTGCTGGCCGCGAGCCGGGACGGCCTGGTCAACGTCGTGTTCCACGCCACGGACGCGGTGCGGGACCAAGCCGTCGAGCGGCTGGCGTCGCGGCTGGGCACCGAGCCCGTCGAGGCGCCCGGCTCCCCGCTGCTGGCCGAGGCGATACGCCAGGTCGAGGCGTACTTCGCGGGTGAGCGGCGCGACTTCGACCTGCCGCTGGACTGGTCGCTGATCTCCGGCTTCAACCGTGAGGTCCTGCGTGAGCTGGCCTCGGGCGTGCCGTACGGCCAGGTGGTCGGATACGGCGACCTGGCCGGGCGGGTCGGTCAGCCGGGCGCCGCCCAGGCCGTGGGCATGGCGATGGGCGCCAATCCGCTCCCGGTTGTGGTGCCCTGTCACCGGGTCGTCGAGAGCGGCGGCGGCATCGGCGGCTTCGGGGGCGGACTGGAGACCAAGCGGAGGCTGCTCGCCCTGGAAGGCGTGCTGCCGGAGCCGCTCTTCTAG